A genomic region of Eriocheir sinensis breed Jianghai 21 chromosome 42, ASM2467909v1, whole genome shotgun sequence contains the following coding sequences:
- the LOC127009900 gene encoding nitric oxide synthase-interacting protein homolog, with protein sequence MTRHSKNCTASSVYSYHEKKKDAKASGYGSLRLRYGKDGVKDFDCCSLSLHPCRNPVITPEGHLFDKEAILEYIITKKNEIARKMKEYSRQCKKEQTELEELGEAENRSRVEKFLKTESAVASASQAAQGAGSSSSSPAITISTTAKSGPAPPAGSSVSNMVAGREKKLPSFWIPSLTPGNKEAKIAKPDKTIKCPISGQPLRAKDLIPVKFTLALDEEGEGGSKVPSLEGAHQRYKCPVTGDMLRNNVACYVLRQTGDVVTQRCVDTIIRKDMTHPLTGQSLTEKDLIVLQRGGTGFATTNEQLYSEKARPVLQA encoded by the exons ATGACGCGGCACTCCAAGAACTGCACCGCCAGCTCTGTGTACTCGTaccatgagaagaagaaggacgccAAGGCCTCGGGGTACGGGTCCCTGCGGCTGCGGTACGGCAAGGACGGCGTGAAGGACTTTGACTGCTGCAGCCTGTCCCTCCACCCATGCCGCAACCCTGTCATAACGCCTG AGGGCCATCTCTTTGACAAGGAGGCCATCTTGGAGTACATCATCACCAAAAAAAATGAGATTGCCCGCAAGATGAAGGAATACAGCCGTCAGTGTAAGAAGGAGCAG ACTGAGTTGGAGGAGCTGGGCGAGGCTGAGAACCGTTCCCGCGTGGAGAAGTTCCTCAAGACTGAGTCAGCCGTTGCCTCTGCCTCCCAGGCCGCGcagggggcag GCTCTAGTTCCAGCAGCcccgccatcaccatcagcaccaccgccAAGTCAGGTCCTGCCCCCCCGGCCGGCTCCTCAGTGTCCAACATGGTGGCCGGGAGGGAGAAGAAGTTACCAAGCTTTTGGATTCCGTCTCTCACACCGGGGAACAAGGAGGCCAAGATTGCTAAGCCT GACAAGACCATCAAGTGCCCCATCAGCGGCCAGCCTCTGCGCGCCAAGGACCTCATCCCTGTCAAGTTCACCCTGGCACTggacgaggagggcgaggggggcAGCAAGGTGCCGTCGCTGGAGGGGGCACACCAGCGCTACAAGTGTCCTGTAACCGGCGACATGCTGCGGAACAATGTGGCGTGCTATGTGCTGCGCCAGAC AGGTGACGTGGTCACCCAGCGCTGCGTGGACACCATCATCCGCAAGGACATGACTCACCCACTCACAGGACAGTCACTCACAGAGAAGGACCTCATTGTGCTGCAGAGG GGCGGGACAGGCTTCGCCACCACCAATGAGCAGCTGTACAGTGAGAAGGCCCGGCCAGTGCTCCAGGCCTGA
- the LOC127009910 gene encoding uncharacterized protein LOC127009910 yields the protein MVESFSTKAALHARIVAYERETKSNFVFMTKDKSFGVEDWRNMSHKNSLFWQIPSVPPDGIPFLSLGRKNLSCHFGKPKNKTKLDQKSKKMGCPAEIHIRHVVKFPEFRVERGASTYRKRREMQKLRKALSKDPDSLKVEIAYYAELPNPSDHNGHPLHGIAAGMLEKPDPLIKEEILNLVRDGVRKVSDIKRHINEFVSKVFVDEEVKDTSRRRFHPLDKDIRNLMHKAKTFKGHPEDYQETLRYLAEETQKKDQKPPAPLLTQGGGDTKPIVIRYKSKQQLPEFHRLPDFLKKQPREVVAHIVKRMKSNISKEDMIMAGEGEFRLRDKTTKGETYRVSFGSESLDPFCTCGDFHKYKLPCRHFCAIFEHYPEWNWHRLPAAYRDNLLFVSDTQNCYEVEVMEEPDLVPEVVLDDGTSALSDTSSDSSEKIYVKLPRKRKTTRQGLHVKCARVLRQIIDSVYLLKDIEYLQGLHHDLQCKLIEVQLQTPNDAEFHVSAPRKRRANSDGGNTTVMKRMLLSGGEEDIRIPKVEIRTVCGDVI from the exons ATGGTGGAGTCCTTCTCAACCAAGGCTGCCCTCCACGCCCGCATTGTTGCCTACGAGAGGGAAACCAAGTCCAATTTTGTCTTCATGACCAAGGACAAGTCGTTTGGAGTGGAAG ACTGGAGGAACATGAGCCACAAGAACAGCCTCTTCTGGCAAATACCTTCCGTTCCGCCTGATGggattcctttcctctccctcggcAGAAAAAACTTAAGCTGCCATTTTGGTAAACCCAAGAACAAGACCAAGCTTGATCAG AAATCGAAGAAAATGGGTTGTCCTGCCGAAATACACATCCGCCATGTTGTCAAGTTTCCAGAGTTCAGG GTAGAGAGGGGCGCCTCGACCTACAGAAAACGACGAGAGATGCAGAAGCTGAGGAAGGCCCTGTCGAAAGATCCCGATAGTTTGAAAGTGGAAATTGCATATTACGCCGAGCTGCCTAACCCATCAGACCACAACGGCCACCCCCTGCATGGCATA GCCGCTGGTATGCTGGAGAAGCCAGACCCGTTGATCAAGGAAGAAATTCTGAACTTAGTGCGTGACGGTGTTCGCAAAGTGAGCGACATCAAGAGGCACATCAACGAATTTGTCAGCAAAGTTTTTgtggatgaggaggtgaaggacacCTCTCGCCGGCGCTTTCACCCTCTTGATAAGGATATAAGGAACCTCATGCACAAGGCCAAGACCTTCAAGGGCCACCCTGAAGATTACCAGGAGACTCTGAGATACCTCGCCGAGGAGACGCAGAAGAAAGACCAAAAACCACCTGCTCCTCTACTCACTCAGGGAGGAGGAGACACTAAGCCAATTGTGATTCGTTACAAGTCCAAACAGCAACTGCCAGAATTCCACAGGCTGCCAGACTTCTTGAAAAAACAGCCGAGGGAGGTTGTGGCCCACATTGTGAAGAGGATGAAGTCCAACATTTCCAAGGAGGACATGATCATGGCTGGGGAGGGAGAGTTCAGACTGAGGGATAAGACCACTAAAGGAGAAACATACAGAGTAAGCTTTGGCAGTGAAAGTCTCGATCCATTTTGTACTTGTGGAGATTTTCACAAGTACAAACTCCCTTGTAGGCATTTTTGTGCCATCTTTGAACATTACCCTGAGTGGAACTGGCACAGACTGCCGGCCGCCTACAGAGACAACCTTCTCTTTGTCTCGGACACACAGAATTGTTACGAGGTAGAAGTCATGGAGGAGCCGGATCTGGTGCCCGAGGTGGTATTGGACGACGGCACGTCAGCCCTGAGCGATACATCATCAGACAGTTCAGAGAAGATTTATGTCAAGCTGCCGCGGAAGAGGAAGACCACAAGGCAAGGTTTGCACGTCAAGTGTGCCCGGGTGCTGCGGCAGATCATTGACTCTGTGTACCTGCTGAAAGATATCGAGTACCTCCAGGGGCTGCACCACGACCTGCAGTGCAAGCTGATCGAGGTTCAGCTGCAGACCCCCAATGACGCAGAGTTTCATGTGAGCGCTCCACGGAAGAGGAGGGCCAACAGTGACGGAGGAAATACCACCGTGATGAAGAGGATGCTGCTGTCTGGTGGTGAAGAGGATATTAGAATTCCTAAAGTGGAGATAAGAACTGTATGTGGTGACGTGATATAG
- the LOC127009908 gene encoding solute carrier family 35 member E2A-like isoform X1 produces the protein MLAEDPDHPAIHMPTSSPPTRIRHLSLSGVRSGLMEEGNSDDGAEGGGALSHNPTTTFSPPPRPPPNLGLRHPRALVFLALWYVFSGFTLFLNKYILTYQKADPHVLCGMQMFITMLCGLVQLRYPLGTYKPVVGQRKPDNFRRGMFILGLLQLGTIMFGLIAIYYVAVSFAETVKSSAPIFTVLIAWLLLGERTSCFVLASLVPVMAGLALCSSHELSFSLTGFLCALATNLCECLQSVVSKGLLSQRTYIYSPAELQFYPNLAAVMLQLPTWYFLVDVERLTQQMDRNLLTAIVLDGISFHGQTITAYVLMSYVNPVTYSVANTTKRACLIWLSVVIFGNPVTLLSWVGTAVVVCGVLLYGRAREVEERRRELFSIPREKMEAVR, from the exons AT GCTAGCGGAGGACCCTGACCACCCGGCAATCCACATGCCCACCTCCTCCCCACCGACACGCATCCGCCACCTCAGCCTGTCGGGTGtccgg AGTGGCTTGATGGAAGAGGGAAACAGTGATGATggggctgagggaggaggagcccTATCccacaaccccaccaccaccttctcaccTCCCCCTCGGCCGCCCCCCAACCTCGGGCTGCGTCACCCCCGTGCGCTGGTGTTCCTGGCCCTGTGGTACGTGTTCAGTGGGTTCACGCTCTTCCTCAACAAGTATATCCTCACCTACCAAAAGGCGGACCCGCATGTGTTGT gtggcatGCAGATGTTCATCACCATGCTGTGTGGCCTGGTGCAGCTCAGGTACCCGCTCGGCACCTACAAGCCCGTGGTGGGACAGCGCAAGCCGGACAACTTCAGGAGGGGCATGTTCATCCTCGGCCTGCTGCA GCTTGGCACCATCATGTTTGGCCTCATCGCGATCTACTACGTGGCCGTCAGTTTTGCCGAGACGGTGAAGAGCTCAGCGCCGATATTCACTGTCCTCATAGCCTGGCTGCTGCTTG GTGAGAGGACGAGCTGCTTTGTGCTGGCGTCGCTGGTGCCGGTGATGGCTGGCCTGGCCCTTTGCTCCAGCCATgagctctccttctccctcaccggCTTCCTCTGTGCACTGGCCACCAACCTGTGTGAGTGTCTCCAGAGTGTGGTGTCCAAGGGCCTCCTCTCGCAGCGCACTTACAtctacag TCCCGCTGAGCTCCAATTCTACCCCAATTTGGCGGCCGTGATGTTGCAGCTTCCGACGTGGTACTTCTTGGTGGACGTCGAGCGGCTCACACAGCAAATGGACCGCAACCTCCTGACGGCCATAGTGCTCGATGGGATCTCCTTCCACGGCCAGACCATCACAGCCTATGTCCTCATGTCCTATGTTAACCCGGTTACTTATAG tgTCGCCAACACCACCAAGCGAGCCTGTCTCATATGGCTGTCGGTGGTGATATTTGGCAACCCCGTCACGCTGCTGAGCTGGGTGGGCACGGCGGTTGTGGTGTGCGGTGTGCTGTTGTACGGGCGcgcgagggaggtggaggagcggAGGCGGGAACTCTTCTCTATCCCCCGAGAGAAGATGGAGGCTGTCAGATAG
- the LOC127009908 gene encoding solute carrier family 35 member E2A-like isoform X2 — protein MMGLREEEPYPTTPPPPSHLPLGRPPTSGCVTPVRWCSWPCGGMQMFITMLCGLVQLRYPLGTYKPVVGQRKPDNFRRGMFILGLLQLGTIMFGLIAIYYVAVSFAETVKSSAPIFTVLIAWLLLGERTSCFVLASLVPVMAGLALCSSHELSFSLTGFLCALATNLCECLQSVVSKGLLSQRTYIYSPAELQFYPNLAAVMLQLPTWYFLVDVERLTQQMDRNLLTAIVLDGISFHGQTITAYVLMSYVNPVTYSVANTTKRACLIWLSVVIFGNPVTLLSWVGTAVVVCGVLLYGRAREVEERRRELFSIPREKMEAVR, from the exons ATGATggggctgagggaggaggagcccTATCccacaaccccaccaccaccttctcaccTCCCCCTCGGCCGCCCCCCAACCTCGGGCTGCGTCACCCCCGTGCGCTGGTGTTCCTGGCCCTGTG gtggcatGCAGATGTTCATCACCATGCTGTGTGGCCTGGTGCAGCTCAGGTACCCGCTCGGCACCTACAAGCCCGTGGTGGGACAGCGCAAGCCGGACAACTTCAGGAGGGGCATGTTCATCCTCGGCCTGCTGCA GCTTGGCACCATCATGTTTGGCCTCATCGCGATCTACTACGTGGCCGTCAGTTTTGCCGAGACGGTGAAGAGCTCAGCGCCGATATTCACTGTCCTCATAGCCTGGCTGCTGCTTG GTGAGAGGACGAGCTGCTTTGTGCTGGCGTCGCTGGTGCCGGTGATGGCTGGCCTGGCCCTTTGCTCCAGCCATgagctctccttctccctcaccggCTTCCTCTGTGCACTGGCCACCAACCTGTGTGAGTGTCTCCAGAGTGTGGTGTCCAAGGGCCTCCTCTCGCAGCGCACTTACAtctacag TCCCGCTGAGCTCCAATTCTACCCCAATTTGGCGGCCGTGATGTTGCAGCTTCCGACGTGGTACTTCTTGGTGGACGTCGAGCGGCTCACACAGCAAATGGACCGCAACCTCCTGACGGCCATAGTGCTCGATGGGATCTCCTTCCACGGCCAGACCATCACAGCCTATGTCCTCATGTCCTATGTTAACCCGGTTACTTATAG tgTCGCCAACACCACCAAGCGAGCCTGTCTCATATGGCTGTCGGTGGTGATATTTGGCAACCCCGTCACGCTGCTGAGCTGGGTGGGCACGGCGGTTGTGGTGTGCGGTGTGCTGTTGTACGGGCGcgcgagggaggtggaggagcggAGGCGGGAACTCTTCTCTATCCCCCGAGAGAAGATGGAGGCTGTCAGATAG